In Paralcaligenes sp. KSB-10, the following are encoded in one genomic region:
- a CDS encoding ABC transporter substrate-binding protein, which translates to MTKFTRRDFLVSTAAAAAASTVSGSTFAADAGTKLNYTPEKGASVRVLRWKRFVQGDEDLWTANTKKFTEQTGIPVRVDNEGWEDVRPKAAVAARVGSGPDIIIGWFDDPEQYPEKLVDVSDLANYLDKKYGGWYDVCRKYGTKDGKWIALPLGVVGNALVYRQSMIKAAGFDTMPSDLPGFLKLCQALKAKGTPAGFAFGHAVGDGNNFAHWLLWSHGGMMVDTKGKVVIESPETIAALEYAKELYKTFIPGTLAWQDPSNNKAFLDGQISLTANGISVYYAAKNSTDPKMQAMAKDIEHAHLPVGSTGKHTELMQITQMMLFKYSKYPNAAKAYLQFMMEANQYNPWMKAAIGYVSQPLKAYEANPVWTDDPKATVFRDSAAIMIDNGHAGPLGPASAAVMADYVVVDMFAAAASGSKTPKEAAAQAAERAKRYYKA; encoded by the coding sequence ATGACAAAATTTACAAGACGTGATTTTCTGGTGTCTACGGCAGCCGCCGCTGCGGCATCGACCGTGAGCGGCAGTACCTTCGCCGCCGACGCGGGTACCAAACTGAATTACACGCCGGAAAAAGGCGCCAGCGTGCGCGTACTCAGATGGAAACGGTTCGTACAGGGCGACGAAGATCTCTGGACCGCCAATACTAAAAAATTCACCGAGCAAACGGGCATACCCGTTCGAGTCGACAACGAAGGCTGGGAAGATGTGCGTCCCAAGGCCGCCGTGGCAGCCCGGGTCGGCAGCGGCCCCGATATCATCATTGGCTGGTTCGATGACCCGGAGCAATATCCCGAAAAGCTGGTCGATGTATCGGACCTGGCCAATTACCTGGACAAGAAATACGGTGGCTGGTACGACGTATGCAGAAAGTACGGTACCAAGGACGGCAAATGGATTGCCCTGCCGCTGGGCGTGGTCGGCAATGCCCTGGTGTATCGCCAAAGCATGATCAAGGCGGCCGGCTTCGACACCATGCCCAGCGATCTCCCGGGCTTTCTCAAGCTGTGCCAGGCGCTCAAGGCCAAAGGCACGCCGGCGGGCTTTGCGTTCGGCCATGCCGTGGGCGACGGCAACAACTTCGCGCACTGGCTGTTGTGGTCGCATGGCGGCATGATGGTCGATACCAAGGGCAAGGTTGTTATCGAGTCGCCCGAAACGATCGCCGCGCTCGAGTACGCCAAGGAGCTGTATAAAACCTTCATACCCGGCACATTGGCATGGCAGGATCCTTCCAACAACAAGGCCTTTCTCGACGGACAGATCAGCCTTACGGCCAATGGTATTTCCGTGTACTACGCGGCAAAGAATTCGACCGACCCGAAAATGCAGGCAATGGCCAAAGACATTGAACATGCGCACCTGCCTGTGGGATCCACGGGCAAGCACACCGAGCTGATGCAAATCACGCAGATGATGCTGTTCAAGTATTCGAAGTATCCGAATGCGGCCAAGGCCTACTTGCAGTTCATGATGGAAGCCAACCAGTACAACCCCTGGATGAAAGCCGCCATCGGCTATGTCAGCCAGCCGCTCAAGGCTTACGAGGCTAATCCGGTCTGGACCGACGATCCCAAGGCGACGGTTTTCCGCGATTCGGCCGCGATCATGATCGACAACGGCCATGCCGGTCCTTTAGGACCCGCATCGGCCGCCGTCATGGCTGACTACGTGGTGGTCGATATGTTCGCCGCAGCGGCAAGCGGATCCAAGACCCCGAAAGAGGCCGCGGCACAAGCAGCAGAGCGCGCCAAGCGGTACTACAAGGCTTAG
- a CDS encoding ABC transporter ATP-binding protein, translating into MASVQIRGIQKYFGGTQVIRGVDIDIEDGQFAVLVGPSGCGKSTLLRMLAGLEQITEGEILINGKVVNNMPPKERDIAMVFQNYALYPHMTVYDNMAFSLMLAKADKATVKQRVDKASEILGLAQLLDRYPRQLSGGQRQRVAMGRAIVRDPQVFLFDEPLSNLDAKLRVQMRAEIKELHQRLRTTSVYVTHDQIEAMTMADQIVVMRDGVVEQRGRPLDIYDNPSNLFVAGFIGSPAMNFIPGVLRRSGFGTQVEFSDGTCLPAPLGADGAAGVDGQRVIYGVRPEHLTIATGDQGIKTGVTVIEPTGANTEVYSRFCNTDLISIFRERHDFKAGDALHLMPDHERTHLFDAESGKALRQH; encoded by the coding sequence ATGGCATCAGTGCAAATTCGAGGAATACAAAAGTACTTTGGCGGCACGCAAGTCATACGCGGCGTTGACATCGATATCGAAGATGGCCAGTTTGCGGTGCTGGTGGGGCCGTCCGGCTGCGGCAAGTCGACCCTGCTGCGCATGCTGGCCGGGCTCGAGCAAATTACCGAGGGCGAAATCCTGATCAATGGCAAGGTGGTCAACAATATGCCGCCCAAGGAACGCGACATTGCCATGGTGTTCCAGAATTATGCGCTGTACCCGCACATGACTGTCTACGACAACATGGCCTTTTCACTGATGCTGGCCAAGGCCGACAAGGCCACGGTCAAGCAGCGCGTCGACAAAGCGTCCGAAATCCTCGGCCTGGCCCAGCTTCTCGATCGCTATCCTCGCCAGCTTTCCGGTGGCCAGCGCCAGCGGGTTGCCATGGGGCGTGCCATTGTCCGAGACCCTCAGGTGTTTCTATTCGACGAGCCGCTGTCCAATCTCGATGCCAAGCTGCGCGTGCAGATGCGCGCCGAAATCAAAGAGCTGCACCAGCGTTTGCGCACCACATCCGTATATGTCACGCACGACCAGATCGAAGCCATGACCATGGCCGACCAGATCGTCGTCATGCGCGATGGCGTGGTCGAGCAGCGCGGCAGGCCGCTCGATATCTACGATAACCCGAGCAATCTGTTCGTTGCCGGTTTCATCGGATCGCCCGCCATGAATTTCATTCCCGGCGTATTGCGCCGCAGCGGTTTCGGCACACAGGTTGAATTTTCCGATGGCACTTGCCTGCCGGCACCGCTGGGCGCCGATGGCGCCGCCGGGGTCGATGGCCAGCGCGTCATTTATGGCGTGAGGCCCGAGCACCTGACCATAGCCACGGGCGACCAGGGCATCAAAACCGGCGTTACCGTGATCGAACCCACTGGCGCCAATACCGAAGTCTATTCAAGGTTCTGCAACACCGATCTTATTTCGATTTTTCGTGAACGGCACGATTTCAAGGCGGGTGATGCGTTGCACCTGATGCCCGATCACGAACGCACGCATTTATTCGATGCCGAGTCCGGCAAGGCTTTAAGGCAACACTGA
- a CDS encoding C-terminal binding protein, with translation MKILITDYDFPDLELEQALYRAAGVEVVVAQCRSEDEVIAASAGCQGLLVQYAPVNAKVFAARPEIRIVSRYGAGFDTVNVADAKAHGVWVGNSPDYGVGEVATHALAMMLSLLRHIAFYDRDIKAGTWHFTSTGKMQRVSDMTVGILGLGRIGKRMAHISRNSFKRVIACDPYIIDGDFPAYVERVSIEDLFTQADAISLHVPLNDQTRGIVNARLLGLMKPGSVLVNTARGPVIDVQALLAALNAGKLDGAALDVLPVEPPEIDARIVQHPRVLLSPHAAFYSVVAEKELRRKAAQNLVDWANNDRPSYVVVEGKQ, from the coding sequence ATGAAGATTCTGATCACCGATTATGATTTTCCCGATCTCGAACTGGAGCAGGCCCTGTATCGCGCGGCGGGCGTCGAGGTCGTTGTTGCACAATGCCGCAGCGAAGATGAGGTCATCGCCGCTTCGGCGGGTTGCCAGGGCCTGCTGGTTCAGTATGCGCCGGTGAATGCCAAGGTGTTTGCCGCCCGCCCGGAAATACGCATTGTCAGCCGTTATGGCGCGGGCTTCGATACGGTTAATGTTGCCGATGCCAAGGCCCATGGCGTATGGGTGGGAAACTCGCCCGATTATGGTGTGGGCGAGGTCGCCACGCATGCCCTGGCAATGATGCTTTCGCTGCTGCGCCACATCGCTTTCTACGATCGCGATATAAAGGCCGGAACCTGGCACTTTACTTCGACCGGGAAAATGCAACGCGTTTCCGACATGACCGTTGGAATCCTTGGCCTCGGTCGCATTGGCAAGCGCATGGCGCATATCAGCCGCAACAGCTTCAAGCGAGTCATCGCCTGCGACCCTTATATTATTGACGGAGACTTCCCCGCTTACGTGGAACGCGTTAGTATTGAAGACTTGTTTACGCAGGCCGATGCCATATCATTGCATGTCCCGCTCAATGACCAGACGCGCGGTATTGTGAATGCCAGGCTGCTTGGCCTGATGAAGCCCGGCAGCGTCCTGGTCAATACGGCTCGCGGTCCGGTCATCGATGTCCAGGCCTTGCTTGCCGCGCTCAATGCGGGCAAACTCGATGGCGCCGCACTCGATGTCCTGCCGGTCGAACCGCCGGAAATCGATGCGCGTATCGTGCAGCATCCGCGGGTATTGCTGTCGCCCCATGCGGCGTTTTACTCGGTAGTGGCCGAAAAGGAGTTGCGGCGCAAGGCGGCCCAGAATCTCGTCGATTGGGCGAACAATGACCGCCCGTCTTATGTCGTTGTGGAAGGCAAGCAGTAA